A window from Scleropages formosus chromosome 17, fSclFor1.1, whole genome shotgun sequence encodes these proteins:
- the smim15 gene encoding small integral membrane protein 15: MIDVKAWAQYVVEWAAKDPYGFLTTVILALTPLFIASALLSWKLAKMIEARDREQKKKQKRQENIAKAKKPKKD, from the coding sequence ATGATTGATGTGAAGGCCTGGGCGCAGTATGTGGTGGAGTGGGCAGCCAAAGACCCCTACGGCTTCCTCACAACCGTCATCCTGGCTCTCACACCCCTCTTCATCGCCAGTGCCCTGTTGTCATGGAAGCTTGCCAAGATGATCGAGGCCCGGGACCGTGAACAGAAGAAGAAGCAAAAGCGCCAGGAGAACATTGCAAAAGCCAAGAAGCCAAAGAAAGACTGA